In Kitasatospora sp. NA04385, a single genomic region encodes these proteins:
- a CDS encoding DUF6193 family natural product biosynthesis protein, with the protein MTLGESLARAATELGVVLPEPEKLWSDMAVYVAAEFDRRARVRPDEKQQQLYWMFLQGNGRRLAAGLTADPAEMVRAVAAWTGGAGLAETKAQAPFIEFRPWALAHEREPLGTVELEWCCLLDRFHTPPMNRFPREHALLVAAYAQPVLRRLMPVTSHNNLWFSTSTTANRRLTGVGPMIWPRYEGSYAVLEVHEVLARFETPEEAVAFVVAGLPEGIGPAH; encoded by the coding sequence ATGACACTCGGGGAGAGCCTGGCACGCGCGGCGACGGAGCTCGGGGTGGTCCTGCCCGAGCCGGAAAAGCTGTGGAGCGACATGGCCGTGTACGTCGCCGCGGAGTTCGACCGGAGAGCGAGGGTGCGTCCGGACGAGAAGCAGCAGCAGCTCTACTGGATGTTCCTCCAGGGCAACGGCCGACGCCTGGCCGCTGGGTTGACCGCCGATCCGGCCGAAATGGTCAGGGCGGTGGCGGCCTGGACCGGCGGAGCGGGGCTCGCGGAGACCAAGGCGCAGGCTCCGTTCATCGAGTTCCGCCCCTGGGCCCTCGCGCACGAGCGGGAGCCGCTCGGTACCGTCGAACTGGAGTGGTGCTGCCTACTCGACCGCTTCCACACCCCGCCGATGAATCGCTTCCCGCGCGAGCACGCGCTGTTGGTGGCGGCGTACGCCCAGCCGGTGCTCCGCCGGCTGATGCCGGTGACCAGCCACAACAACCTCTGGTTCTCCACCAGCACCACGGCGAATCGGCGTCTGACAGGGGTCGGGCCGATGATCTGGCCGCGCTACGAGGGGTCCTACGCGGTATTGGAGGTGCACGAGGTGCTCGCCCGCTTCGAGACGCCGGAGGAGGCCGTCGCCTTCGTGGTGGCCGGCCTGCCGGAGGGGATCGGGCCCGCGCATTGA
- a CDS encoding PRC-barrel domain-containing protein: protein MTEGMWGYEGAEGYAAGADLTGYRVEATNGHIGKVDKHTVDIGAGYVVVDTGPWIFGREVLLPAGTVTRVDDQEKTVWVDRTRDEVKNSPEYDKDQHADDPAYRNQVGGYYGGTAV, encoded by the coding sequence ATGACCGAGGGCATGTGGGGTTACGAGGGTGCCGAGGGCTACGCGGCGGGTGCGGACCTGACCGGGTACCGGGTCGAGGCGACGAACGGCCACATCGGCAAGGTCGACAAGCACACCGTGGACATCGGCGCCGGCTACGTCGTGGTGGACACCGGCCCGTGGATCTTCGGCCGCGAGGTGCTGCTCCCGGCCGGCACTGTCACCCGGGTCGACGACCAGGAGAAGACCGTGTGGGTGGACCGCACCCGGGACGAGGTGAAGAACTCGCCCGAGTACGACAAGGACCAGCACGCCGACGACCCGGCCTACCGCAACCAGGTGGGCGGCTACTACGGCGGCACCGCCGTCTGA
- a CDS encoding SigB/SigF/SigG family RNA polymerase sigma factor, translating to MTRDQLLIAVPHPVNERAHTAPPRGPREIAPELAELGDLTGVAPADARDLTRVLLARLAGLEEGTREYSYVRACLVELNLSLVRFALRRFSSHRESTEDLMQVGAVGLIKAIDRFETERGLEFTTFAIPTILGELRRHFRDTTWAVHVPRRLQELRLTLSKAQDALSQALDRAPTVAELSEYLEMTQEEVIEGLQAANAHSTDSLDVPAGPDGDGPGAFAAKIGSTDERLDMVEDLVSLQPLIAALPERDRLILSMRFTEDLTQSQIGERLGLSQMHVSRLLSRALAKLRQGLEAI from the coding sequence GTGACCAGGGATCAGCTCCTGATAGCAGTGCCCCATCCGGTGAACGAGCGCGCGCACACCGCACCGCCGCGCGGCCCCCGGGAGATCGCACCGGAGCTGGCGGAGCTCGGCGATCTGACGGGGGTCGCACCGGCCGATGCCCGGGACCTGACCCGGGTGCTCCTGGCGCGTCTGGCCGGTCTGGAGGAGGGTACCCGGGAGTACTCCTACGTGCGGGCCTGTCTGGTCGAGCTCAACCTCTCCCTGGTCCGCTTCGCCCTTCGTCGCTTCAGCTCGCACCGGGAGAGCACCGAGGACCTGATGCAGGTCGGCGCGGTCGGACTGATCAAGGCCATCGACCGCTTCGAAACCGAGCGCGGTCTGGAGTTCACCACCTTCGCCATCCCCACCATCCTCGGGGAGCTGCGCCGACACTTCCGTGACACCACCTGGGCCGTCCACGTCCCCCGGCGCCTCCAGGAGCTGCGCCTGACCCTCTCCAAGGCCCAGGACGCCCTGTCGCAGGCCCTCGACCGGGCGCCGACGGTGGCCGAGCTGTCCGAATACCTGGAGATGACGCAGGAAGAGGTCATCGAGGGCCTTCAGGCCGCGAACGCGCACAGCACCGACTCCCTCGACGTACCGGCCGGGCCGGACGGCGACGGCCCGGGCGCATTCGCCGCCAAGATCGGCAGCACCGACGAGCGCCTGGACATGGTCGAGGACCTGGTCTCGCTCCAGCCCCTGATCGCCGCCCTGCCGGAGCGCGACCGCCTGATCCTGTCCATGCGCTTCACCGAGGACCTGACGCAGTCCCAGATCGGCGAACGCCTCGGCCTGTCCCAGATGCACGTCTCCCGCCTCCTCTCCCGCGCACTCGCGAAGCTGCGCCAAGGCCTTGAGGCGATTTGA
- a CDS encoding STAS domain-containing protein yields MRVQSHDHVTSAQVGAVALEDSVGIDVRSGGDGIIVCRIAGDLDIESLAPVKEALAEVLRGNRLVVLDLAQVAFCDSSGLNMLLMARADAFATGAVLRLAAVSQPVKRLLEITGAAAAFDVRPTVQDAIAELP; encoded by the coding sequence ATGAGAGTGCAGTCGCACGACCACGTCACGTCCGCCCAGGTGGGTGCTGTCGCGCTCGAGGACAGTGTCGGCATCGACGTGCGGTCCGGCGGTGACGGCATCATCGTCTGCCGGATCGCCGGAGACCTGGACATCGAATCGCTGGCACCCGTCAAGGAGGCCCTCGCCGAGGTGCTCCGCGGCAACCGGCTCGTCGTCCTCGACCTGGCCCAAGTGGCGTTCTGCGACTCCTCGGGGCTGAACATGCTGCTCATGGCCCGCGCGGACGCCTTCGCCACCGGTGCCGTGCTGCGGCTGGCGGCAGTGTCGCAACCCGTGAAGCGGCTGCTGGAGATCACCGGAGCCGCAGCCGCTTTCGACGTCCGCCCCACCGTCCAAGACGCGATCGCCGAACTGCCGTGA
- a CDS encoding ATP-binding protein has protein sequence MITTREALDGSLSVTVLTLPPGGQRRRLVMDRQRKPVTRAREFTRGALADWSWPGTDDIVLLVAELVANAVLHAGGPQDFVLHATDTRLRVEVTDSSQSTPVPREPHQPGTPGGHGLHIVRTISDRWGATPLPSGKTVWAEIDAPSS, from the coding sequence ATGATCACCACCCGGGAGGCCCTGGACGGCAGCCTGTCCGTCACCGTGCTGACGCTGCCCCCGGGCGGCCAGCGACGGCGCCTGGTCATGGACAGGCAGCGCAAGCCGGTCACCCGCGCGCGGGAGTTCACGCGCGGTGCCCTGGCCGACTGGTCGTGGCCCGGCACCGACGACATCGTCCTGCTGGTCGCCGAACTCGTCGCCAACGCCGTGCTGCACGCCGGCGGTCCCCAGGATTTCGTCCTCCACGCCACCGACACCCGCCTGCGCGTCGAGGTCACCGACTCCTCCCAGAGCACACCCGTACCGCGCGAGCCGCACCAGCCCGGCACACCCGGCGGCCACGGCCTCCACATCGTGCGTACGATCTCCGACCGATGGGGCGCCACACCCCTCCCCTCCGGCAAGACCGTTTGGGCCGAGATCGACGCCCCCTCCTCTTGA
- a CDS encoding VanZ family protein — MPPGTAQPRTTGRPVEDGEVAAAVGCEPARRRWWVAVAARWLVLVAALLASVAFAAALARVTLVPEPGAVGHVHDNLRPGNSLRHYLLHATVLDAVRQVGGNVLLGVPFGLLLPVLWPKARGLFRVLLATAVLMLLVELVQGTLLTGRAFNVDDIILNTTGAVLGYLLLGRRLVRVVRQGRTPHAAPQQPEHPAAPNGQQVPPGPGH, encoded by the coding sequence GTGCCGCCGGGCACGGCGCAGCCCCGCACGACGGGCCGGCCCGTCGAGGACGGCGAGGTTGCGGCTGCGGTCGGCTGCGAGCCGGCCAGGAGACGGTGGTGGGTCGCGGTCGCGGCCCGATGGCTCGTCCTGGTCGCCGCCCTCCTGGCCTCGGTCGCCTTCGCGGCCGCGCTGGCCCGGGTCACCCTGGTACCCGAACCCGGGGCGGTCGGCCACGTCCACGACAACCTGCGGCCCGGCAACTCGCTGCGCCACTACCTCCTGCACGCCACCGTGCTGGACGCCGTCCGGCAGGTGGGCGGCAACGTCCTACTCGGTGTGCCGTTCGGACTGCTGCTGCCGGTGCTCTGGCCCAAGGCCCGCGGCCTGTTCCGGGTACTGCTGGCCACCGCGGTTCTGATGCTGCTGGTCGAACTGGTCCAGGGCACACTCCTCACCGGCCGGGCCTTCAACGTCGACGACATCATCCTCAACACCACCGGCGCCGTCCTCGGCTACCTCCTCCTGGGACGCCGACTCGTCCGGGTGGTACGACAGGGCCGAACACCCCACGCCGCCCCGCAGCAACCGGAACACCCCGCCGCCCCCAATGGGCAACAGGTCCCGCCGGGGCCCGGGCACTGA
- a CDS encoding alpha/beta hydrolase, with translation MSGDFALLQRFDPAGLRETARSWRRLAAAAEDADSRHRHQVNGPLRGHWQGKDADSAFYTMESTEQKLEIVRVEAESVALVLDTTADRMDQARTNLSNALQRADEWNLPVTDDGAVGLPEQAAPDRHDPDAREERHNQVQLRDQVQDRINAALAAAREASDQGARALGRLSADILTQPRVFGAAGESAKDVRDVAEDLGLAAPYIPENKDPAQSAQWWKSLTPEQQQSYIALHPEEIGRLDGLPSTVRDQANRIVLEQQLDALKAGDARGSGMTADEYNQRETNLRVLKEKLDQRDGADEQHQLLLLGLDAEGDGKAIVSTGNPDTATHTAVLVPGTGTTMKEMPGQIDRIDRLQNATAKELKGTDQTVAVVSWLGYDAPEVNASVMTPGRAEDGAEDMRRFTDGLRVSEGDHRSHLTVIGHSYGTTAVGAAAAGGRGLQADDIVAIASPGMTTAWASDLHIDPNHFWAGTAADDNIRRVTDLTLGPDPTRGGFGGQTLNIDTSGHSGYWDPDSRSLANQGKIIAGLPPDTVDNQPDPVEGIVPGL, from the coding sequence GTGAGCGGGGACTTCGCGCTCCTGCAGCGCTTCGACCCCGCCGGGCTGCGGGAGACGGCCAGGAGCTGGCGCCGACTGGCCGCCGCGGCGGAGGACGCCGACAGCCGGCACCGGCACCAGGTCAACGGACCGCTGCGGGGGCACTGGCAGGGCAAGGACGCGGACAGCGCCTTCTACACGATGGAGTCCACCGAGCAGAAGCTGGAGATCGTGCGGGTGGAGGCCGAGTCGGTGGCGCTCGTGCTGGACACCACCGCCGACCGCATGGACCAGGCCAGGACGAACCTGTCCAACGCCCTCCAGCGGGCCGACGAATGGAACCTGCCGGTGACGGACGACGGTGCGGTCGGCCTGCCAGAGCAGGCGGCACCGGACCGCCACGACCCGGACGCCCGCGAGGAGCGGCACAACCAGGTCCAACTGCGCGACCAGGTCCAGGACCGCATCAACGCCGCGCTCGCCGCCGCCCGCGAGGCCAGCGACCAGGGCGCCCGCGCACTCGGGCGGCTCAGCGCCGACATCCTCACCCAGCCCAGGGTGTTCGGCGCCGCGGGCGAATCGGCCAAGGACGTCCGGGACGTCGCCGAGGACCTCGGCCTCGCCGCCCCGTACATCCCGGAGAACAAGGACCCCGCGCAGAGCGCCCAGTGGTGGAAGTCGCTGACACCGGAACAGCAGCAGAGCTACATCGCCCTGCACCCCGAGGAGATCGGCCGCCTCGACGGCCTCCCCTCGACCGTCCGCGACCAGGCCAACCGCATCGTCCTGGAACAGCAACTCGACGCCCTGAAAGCGGGCGACGCGAGGGGCTCGGGAATGACGGCCGACGAGTACAACCAGCGCGAGACCAACCTCCGAGTGCTGAAGGAGAAACTCGACCAGCGCGACGGGGCGGACGAGCAGCACCAACTGCTCCTGCTGGGCCTGGATGCGGAAGGCGACGGCAAGGCCATCGTGTCCACCGGCAACCCGGACACCGCCACCCACACCGCGGTCCTGGTACCCGGCACCGGCACCACCATGAAGGAGATGCCCGGCCAGATCGACCGCATCGACCGGCTGCAGAACGCCACCGCGAAGGAACTCAAAGGCACGGACCAGACGGTCGCGGTGGTGTCCTGGCTCGGCTACGACGCACCCGAGGTGAACGCCAGCGTCATGACGCCCGGCCGCGCCGAGGACGGCGCCGAGGACATGCGCCGCTTCACCGACGGCCTGCGCGTCTCCGAAGGAGACCACCGCAGCCACCTGACCGTCATCGGTCACAGCTACGGCACCACCGCCGTCGGGGCCGCCGCAGCCGGCGGCCGAGGACTGCAGGCCGACGACATCGTCGCCATCGCCAGCCCCGGCATGACCACGGCATGGGCCTCGGACCTGCACATCGATCCCAACCACTTCTGGGCCGGGACCGCAGCCGACGACAACATCCGCCGAGTCACCGACCTGACGCTCGGCCCCGACCCGACACGCGGCGGCTTCGGCGGACAGACCCTCAACATCGACACCTCCGGCCACAGCGGCTACTGGGACCCCGACAGCCGGAGCCTGGCCAACCAAGGAAAGATCATCGCCGGGCTGCCGCCGGACACCGTCGACAACCAACCCGACCCCGTCGAAGGCATCGTGCCAGGCCTCTGA
- the ltrA gene encoding group II intron reverse transcriptase/maturase, which translates to MSSGSYFPPPVRAVEIPKPHGGGTRMLGIPVIADRVAQTVVARHLSRRVEAIFHPDSYGYRPGRSALDAVRKCRERCWRKNWVVEIDIRKFFDSVPWDLLVKAVDAHTDAVWVKLYVRRWLAAPLVMPDGQLVKRERGTPQGAPVSPVLANLFLHYAFDTWMAREFPAVQFERYADDAVLHCVSEHQAREVLMALEDRMVEVGLQLHPDKTRIVYCKDEQRRGSYEHEAFTFLGYTFQARKNRSRRGNLFLSFEPGISREALTRIGRQVRSWHLHLRTDLTFNELARRVNPMLAGWLNYYSRFRWWELQSFVMRINAYLVRWIRKKYKRLAAKRKALAKLREIAQRYPRMFAHWHLVPTQGALMI; encoded by the coding sequence ATGTCGTCGGGTTCGTATTTTCCGCCTCCGGTGCGCGCGGTGGAGATCCCGAAGCCTCATGGCGGAGGCACGAGAATGCTCGGCATTCCCGTTATCGCCGACCGTGTGGCGCAGACCGTGGTGGCCCGGCATCTGTCGCGGAGGGTGGAGGCGATTTTCCATCCGGACAGCTACGGATACCGGCCCGGACGGTCCGCCTTGGACGCGGTGAGAAAGTGCCGGGAACGGTGCTGGCGGAAGAACTGGGTGGTCGAGATTGACATCCGTAAGTTCTTCGACAGCGTGCCCTGGGACCTGCTTGTCAAGGCGGTGGACGCTCACACCGATGCCGTTTGGGTGAAGTTGTACGTGCGCAGGTGGCTTGCCGCCCCGCTCGTCATGCCCGACGGCCAGCTGGTGAAGCGGGAGCGTGGGACACCGCAGGGTGCCCCGGTGTCTCCCGTGCTGGCGAACCTGTTCCTGCACTACGCGTTCGACACCTGGATGGCCCGGGAGTTCCCGGCCGTGCAGTTCGAACGCTACGCGGACGACGCGGTGCTGCACTGCGTCTCCGAGCATCAGGCCCGCGAGGTCCTGATGGCACTGGAGGACAGGATGGTCGAGGTCGGGCTGCAACTGCACCCGGACAAGACCCGGATCGTCTACTGCAAGGACGAACAGCGTCGGGGCTCGTACGAGCACGAGGCGTTCACGTTCCTCGGGTACACGTTCCAGGCCAGGAAGAACCGGAGCCGGCGGGGGAACCTGTTCCTCTCGTTCGAGCCGGGAATCAGCAGGGAGGCCCTGACCAGGATCGGGCGGCAGGTGCGGTCATGGCACCTGCACCTGCGGACCGATCTGACCTTCAACGAGCTCGCCAGACGGGTCAATCCGATGCTGGCGGGCTGGCTCAACTACTACAGCCGGTTCCGGTGGTGGGAGTTGCAGTCTTTCGTGATGCGCATCAACGCCTACCTGGTGCGCTGGATCCGCAAGAAGTACAAGCGGCTCGCTGCCAAGCGCAAGGCGCTGGCGAAGCTGCGGGAGATCGCCCAGCGGTACCCCCGCATGTTCGCTCACTGGCATCTGGTGCCCACTCAGGGCGCGCTGATGATCTGA
- a CDS encoding HEAT repeat domain-containing protein, with amino-acid sequence MDRDDHDQQSGPRREDGTVSWTSWDGREVYAGSEWDVRTAIAEMTPEVKDGFRIDEVPWERFRFISTDSKPPAEYWLAQARSVDADIADHALDRLFHSLFGHGRISGSAPLAVPFLIRLATDPSAPRRAGALSLAAALARQHDSAPAREWFLLTAYHDLRFSFDGYLENWTIEASRLAITADTELLLPLLHDPHPEVRIAACDALATAVDDADRIAAALLAWLPAEPHPVAQASLVLAFAELAREHALPGAADRLNTLWQDPTRPAEVRFAAAIAWYCLTDTPVPDELRAVIDTYVAQDSGHALADVPWIARIDCWNSLAAITDRMLPANDHAEHPGPQ; translated from the coding sequence GTGGACAGGGACGATCACGACCAGCAGAGCGGGCCGCGCCGAGAGGACGGAACGGTGTCCTGGACGAGCTGGGACGGCCGGGAGGTGTACGCGGGCAGCGAGTGGGACGTGCGGACCGCGATCGCCGAGATGACGCCGGAAGTCAAGGACGGTTTCCGAATCGACGAGGTCCCCTGGGAGCGCTTCCGCTTCATCAGCACGGACAGCAAGCCGCCGGCGGAGTACTGGCTCGCCCAGGCCCGCTCCGTCGATGCGGACATCGCCGACCACGCGTTGGACAGGCTGTTCCACTCGCTGTTCGGCCACGGCCGCATCAGCGGCAGCGCTCCGCTGGCCGTGCCGTTCCTGATCCGCCTCGCCACCGACCCCTCCGCCCCGCGCCGCGCCGGAGCGCTCAGCCTGGCCGCGGCCCTAGCCCGCCAACACGACAGCGCCCCCGCGCGGGAGTGGTTCCTGCTCACCGCCTACCACGACCTGCGCTTCTCCTTCGACGGCTACCTGGAGAACTGGACCATCGAGGCATCCCGCCTCGCCATCACCGCCGACACCGAGCTGCTGCTGCCCCTCCTGCACGACCCCCACCCCGAGGTCCGCATCGCAGCCTGCGACGCCCTGGCCACCGCGGTGGATGACGCCGACCGCATCGCCGCGGCCCTGCTCGCCTGGCTGCCCGCCGAACCACACCCTGTGGCCCAGGCGAGCCTGGTGCTGGCCTTCGCCGAACTCGCCCGCGAGCACGCCCTCCCGGGCGCCGCCGACCGGCTCAACACCCTGTGGCAGGACCCCACCCGCCCGGCGGAGGTGCGGTTCGCAGCCGCCATCGCCTGGTACTGCCTCACCGACACCCCCGTCCCCGACGAGCTGCGCGCCGTCATCGACACCTACGTCGCCCAAGACAGCGGCCACGCCCTGGCCGACGTGCCGTGGATCGCCCGTATCGACTGCTGGAACAGCCTGGCAGCCATCACCGACCGGATGCTGCCCGCCAACGACCACGCCGAGCATCCCGGCCCGCAGTAG